cttcATCTGCCTCAATGCTTGATTGTGCTGAGTCCTCCTTGTTGCTATCGATTGCAGGAATCGCTGGCTCCTCCTTCTTGTCCTCCTTAATCCAAATAGAAATCAGTTTTAGGTCAAACATAGTAATGACAgtcttataatttatacacctTTAATGGTGCCATGACCTACCTTCGAACTCGATTCTTTGTCCTTGTGGGATCTTCGCGCCGACGTCAGCTCTTGGAGATGAACGGCAGCATGCTTGATAAACTGGACGTATCTCGCCTCGACAAAGGAGTCGATTAGCTCTTGGCGGAGGCAAGCCAGCCGGTGTTTATGTTCGACGGGAAAACCGAGGGCTCTGGCTTCCTTGCTTAGTTCAACACCTTCAACTGAAATCAAAGTGTCTCTTTATTAAAAGACTTTCTAAAAGTTGAGTAAACGTAGTTATTCGGTGAGGTTTGAAACTAACGTTTGAGGAAATTCACATCTGGCGGAAAAGTCCGCAGCAAGTCAAGAACGTAATGTCGCGAGTCGTTGCCGATGATTCCCTTGCACTCCACGCTACTGCAAAGCTCTATCTCTTCACCCGCGTCGTTTACTACTTTGTGCGGTAGAATTTTCAACTGCTGTCCAGCCTTGTTCAACTGTAATACGTAAATAAATCAAGGTGTTTATCTAAAATTTATGAACGTTTATATAAGATACTGTGAACAGTCTGTTGTTTTTAAATTAGCATCGATAGCTGTCAAGGTTGTATGGATATTCAATGGTTTGCCTCCTCACCAATTCTAGATACTTTGGGTGGGTGAGAACTGATTTTCCAAAGTCGATCGATCCGTAAACCACGGATTGTTCCTGCTCCCGTTCCAAAATTCCGGGAATAATAGACTGAGCAGTGACGCGATATCCTCTGAAATATAAACGTAGCAATCAACACAATATTCAACGTTTCGAACAACGTGAATTTGTTGGTTCTATGCATTAGCAACCCATGAGGCATGTAAGTCTCAGCCATTACCTATAATCTATGACGACAGTTCCAAGTGTGTATAAACCAGGCAAATCTACAGCGGCATAGACCCTGACACCTTGAAGATCGTTGCGAGGCGCTACAAAGGCGGCAGCGTCACCGCCTAGTTCCTTATAGTGATCCCTGACATCGAATCCCAGGGAGAAGAATATATTGTTCCAAATGAACATTTGCATTTTCGCTTCTTCTCCTGGATTTATGGCCATCACGTTTCCGTCAATCACGGCTACAGCCCCACGCGTTGCTGCGGCGACAAAATCGCTGTGTACCTAAAGTAGTCAAGCGAATTATTACAGAAGACGGTTTGGTAATTTGCTCGCAGTTTCCGAAGGCACGTATATCACCGAAAgattatattaattaaattattcatcgcATACGGTAATAAGGATTCGTACTTTGAAAATTGCCCGCTCACGAAGAAGTCTCTCGGGAAGATTTTTTCGCGGCAATTCGCGTGTGGTTTGCAGTTCTTCGTTCCAGTCTCTGGTCTGGCCAGGAATATGTTCCTCGTAGCCCAATTTGGAGGAGAATgctgtgatgaaaaaaatgaacgtaaCAGATGAGAGGTCAATTTCCGAAAACAGCGaggatagaaaaagaaaagggctTACTGTCTTCCGCACGTATCGCATCGATCGTGTGTTCAATTTGCGGAGCGCTCCATGCATAGAGTTGATAGGGAGTGGCAACCCTCTCAAAGGGATGTCTCTGTGTTCTGCGTCTCTGCATCGCGGCGAAGCCTCTCTTAAACGCCGGGCTCAGCTGATTCAAGAGCTCTATAAGACTGTGACACAGGTGACTGGGGGTTGCAGGCTTTGGATTAAAAGACTCCTTCGAGGACTGGTTGACAAAAAATCCACGAGCGCAGGCGGTGAGATGGTACTGTTTGTCCTCCAGGGTAACTATGTGCAGATACATCAAATCGCCGTGAAGTTTTCTGTATCCAGGAGGCGGGTTCCAACCGGAAGTGGTCAACAcctataattgaaaaaattgcgtgGCAGTTAAGGATTTAGTCGTACCTCGGTTGAAATTGTTTCCGCAAAACTCCGCTGTAGAGTGGTCCGTTAATaggatatttttaaatttcgaccGGCTCGCCTCCGAATCGACTccatataattaaaaaataattccctaattttgtcaaatttttaactcACCTCAAATCCATGCCCCAAAGAGGGTGGATCCCATCCAACCCTTATAGGGGCACAGGGCTCTTTTGgttcactgattacgaatctgaactcaaaatttgaaaattcaaaatagcggATCTAATATGGTGGAGTAGAATTCAAAAAGTCATTTCATTTCGCTAAAACTCGACACTCGGGAGTTTtcgaggtcgctgattacgaatctgaattagaagttacaaaattcgtaacggcggatccaatatggcaatATCAAGTGACTTGTGGAGGTTTTGGTCCAGCATATTGGAACCACCACTTCGAATGTTCAAATTTTGCGTTTAGATTCGTAATCGGCGACCCAAAATACCTTCCTATATCAAATTCCCTCTAAATCGGATCGGTAGATTTGATGTGGAAATCCATCTTCTTTGGGGCACaagttagagttgagataaaaatctgcaaatttttaattatctggaGCCGATTTGGGGGGCGCGCCGATCGAATCTTTTTCTAGTAAATCGCGGACTTGGAAATCTGCAATATTCGTTTGATCTCACTTTCAAACAAGGCGGACACCGCTGCTCCTTGGCCTGAGGTTGCAAGGGTAGCAAGGGCCTGTCTTTGCTGCCCGGTATGATGTAGTCTGGTGGAGTGCAGTCGACGGAATCGGGCCGGgcctttttcttctccatgATATCACCGTTAGTCACGACGTTGAGAAAGGCTAGACTGCTGCACTCGACGCCGTTGTAAGCGTCGCCCGGATCGACGGATTTCAGGAGATCCCTAACGTGTCTGACGTGAATCCGGGCTTCGCGCATAGTGTAAGGTTCCTCGACGACCTTTATGACCGATCCCTCTTTCAGAccctcgatatttttcaactctgcAAAGTTATCGAGAGTGTTACCGTCCAGCTGAAGGGAGAAACATGTCCTGTGGCAGGTATCCTCGCGATCCATGAGGAGCTGGTGGATCTCCtggaagtaaaaaagaaacaagaaaatatttagtagtatgaaattctttgaatgaatttcatcGCTAAATTTTGTACAGTGAATTCAACTTACTTGGACAAGCTCCATGCTGGATACTTGAATGTCGAAGGGTTCGTTACCCGGACTGACAATTTTCACGGTGAATCCCATGTCCTGGATGAAGACGACTTCCTGTTCGTTTCCTCCATCCTTTTCCTTCTCACCGGGTTTTTCGCTCTTCTCATCTTTGCCGGCCTCGCTtccgttgctgctgctgctgcagtcTCGCGAGGACTTTTCCTTCTCGCCTTCTTTCGTAGCTTCGACTTCGCCCTTTTCGACAACGTTCTCAGTCGCGCCGGTCCCGCTGCTCTCTCCGTTCTTGATTATTTCTGTCGATTTAAAATATAACGTCAACGTTgataaggtttttttttctctttttttttattaaaattatatatacgcAATCGGGAACAGGCGCCTTCGTCTCTTCGCTACTTGGCCAATTAGCATCGACGATTACTATAATCAGTACGTATGGGGCTTCAATATTTAAgctatgaaaattgaaaaccaaaCCCCGATGTAACGAGCGATGGTTTTGCATTTTGGTGCAACTTTAAACACTCCGTACAAACACGTGCAGTGCGTATAAATACATGTCGGTGTACGTACACCGagatttataaataaaccCCGATGTAAATAGTGCAGGCGCGAAATGCCAGTTATTTTTACCAATTAGTATCTGTATCTATATGTTTAAGATATTGATCACGTGATCAAATCTCCTGAGAATACTCCTGTTTCAATCCAACCGTAATAGTgtaagacgaaaaaaattgattaaaaaaaaaaaaaaaaaaataactgaaagCCCGTGGCAATCCAACGGACAGGCGATGCTCCACGCACCGTGAATGctttatcgaaaaatataagagATAAGGAAAGGTGCGGAGGACGTGTAAGCCCGAGGGTAAGAAAGACGGCTCCAACGCAAATATCAATTTCGTCGTTATCGTTGTGTGAACCGAGAGAAAAATCTAGCGTATTAAAAAGGAAACATATCTTTAttaaaaatgaggaaaaatgcGTTTGTCAATTAATTCGAATAGGTAGGAAACAATACGCGTGGAGAATTGGCTGATCCAATTTCCGATTTTGCACATATAATACCGATCGATGAATTTCTCAAATGTAGTTAGGTATAACTTGTTGTGAATTTATAGCTCTGTACGATCATATTGGATCGTCGTGATGGCGACATACATGCGGTGTAAgtacacgtatgtacatatcTTTTTAAAAAGGAGCGATAACCGTAGGGCGACTTATCTATTCTCTCTCACGTTCTTCGTTCATCAGTTTCGCAAGTGCAATCAACTCGAGCAACGGTTGTAATAGTCAACGATATATACATCGGGTGCTCGATAAGTCTTTGACGATCGATTAATTCGATATTCTCAACAACTTGTCCACGAAGATATTTGGTCTATATATGAtactttaaaaattaaaaaaattaaaaaataataatcaccGTACATTCGTCTTCGAGTAAATCGATGAGAATAAAGTACCGAATAAATTGTTTTGTCCTCGTTATACTCGTTACCTCTCTTTTCGTTCTTCCGTTATGCCGTTCCCCTTTCATAACAGGGCGAGTTAGTCGAAGAAATTATCATCTCTGAATTATACCTCAGAGAATTAGACCTCGCGTTCTAATCATCGTTTTCTTCGCGTGCTCTCTTTCTCGATCAATATAAAACGACGACTATATACTTCCATACGAATTATTACCAATTATTAGGACTACGTATTACAGATATGTGTAGTAGCTCTTTCTATGTACGGATACATGTTAGTTTCAGCTAGTTATATAGCTTTGTTAGCCGTTATGTGCTGTTTTTTacttatatatacaatattctAGAATGCAGTTGCACTGTAGTAATAATTAGTACTGaccattaatttttcttcttttctttattgccAGCTGGTTTTCTTGTTTCAAGTCAACTTGTATCTGActcttttcgtttctttatCTTAGTTTAGTTTATTATTGCGTAAAGTATTTGTTAGTATTGTCCTTAACCTACATTAATGTTACACATAAGTAACAATAAAAGTTATCTATTTCATTTATCATCTATCTACAGCGTGTACGTAGAAGCTATCGATCGATTACTTCGATGGAAGAAACCTTAGATGATACTTGCGAAGCTTAATTTTCTACACATGCTACGTAACGAGCTGTACTTTTCTTTGCGCGATGTTTAAACAGCATGGGCTTCAGTACCTAGGCATGAATACTAGAcgcttatatatatactaaTGAATTTCTGGAAATAAAGCGTTTCAATCGTTAAGATACGAATACCAACTAAATTATCTCTGCAAGAATTGTATTACTATTCAGTAGTTTACTTCCTCATTTATCGAATTGgacgtacactgagaaaaatttcatttgttacagtaactagaaaaattcagtaaaacaggtatcgttaaaaaaactgttcgaatatcgttggaattaggaaaaacgaggtacgcctaaccattttgcgctatcgtcgatccttttttggtaattgcaacgcagaATCaatttgtgaggtttactctacttttttagttaagcaaggctttaacgtcaatttatcgttgcgcgagcattaaattttcgcaacagttgcaagaaaatctagcaacagtgatcgtgatgagaaagaatagtaaccgatactagactttccagtgacagctagaaaactaattttcattttctacctggaactatatttttcgattctggttaaaaaatgaaaatagtccaggaccgagcggtaaccggaactaaaaattccTATCAGTGTACACCAGCATGCACGAATAGAATTtaattcgttttgttttctcacATCTTTCTGATCGTCAAGCGGCCGCCTTCGGTGTAGGCAATTAATCAGCCTTTTCGAGGCACAAAGCGCTCaacaaggaataaaaaattgcctGTCACGGTCGCCCGGATGTGCATTACGCTGCCGAGAGTTTGCCCGTCGGATTACCGCACGGCGATTAGAAAAGGCCCTATTATCGCGCGTATCTATTTACTTTCAAACTAATATCCCAAGTGCGCTGGCCATGCTCTCATGTCGTAGAAAATGCCCCCGCGGTTGCTCTTCAGCATGCCGTTCATCCGCGCTCGCTTTGCTTGCCTTCCTAATTATACACTTTATATACTCGCGCAGACAAGCATTTCCACCCTGCCATGCTCATGGACGATGCTCGTTCTCTCCCAACACATACGCCCAGGAACACCGTATTATGTACATGCGACGTCTCGTTCGTCCTCTTCTATGTGTATTCTCGTTTCTTTTGTCATTTCGTTTCTCGGCTCCTCTTGTGCTTCCTTTTCTCAATCTTCCCTT
The Neodiprion fabricii isolate iyNeoFabr1 chromosome 5, iyNeoFabr1.1, whole genome shotgun sequence genome window above contains:
- the LOC124183488 gene encoding clustered mitochondria protein homolog isoform X2; this encodes MALGSQVETTGDNGTEKIPIVNGNVKEESTAKEIIKNGESSGTGATENVVEKGEVEATKEGEKEKSSRDCSSSSNGSEAGKDEKSEKPGEKEKDGGNEQEVVFIQDMGFTVKIVSPGNEPFDIQVSSMELVQEIHQLLMDREDTCHRTCFSLQLDGNTLDNFAELKNIEGLKEGSVIKVVEEPYTMREARIHVRHVRDLLKSVDPGDAYNGVECSSLAFLNVVTNGDIMEKKKARPDSVDCTPPDYIIPGSKDRPLLPLQPQAKEQRCPPCLKVLTTSGWNPPPGYRKLHGDLMYLHIVTLEDKQYHLTACARGFFVNQSSKESFNPKPATPSHLCHSLIELLNQLSPAFKRGFAAMQRRRTQRHPFERVATPYQLYAWSAPQIEHTIDAIRAEDTFSSKLGYEEHIPGQTRDWNEELQTTRELPRKNLPERLLRERAIFKVHSDFVAAATRGAVAVIDGNVMAINPGEEAKMQMFIWNNIFFSLGFDVRDHYKELGGDAAAFVAPRNDLQGVRVYAAVDLPGLYTLGTVVIDYRGYRVTAQSIIPGILEREQEQSVVYGSIDFGKSVLTHPKYLELLNKAGQQLKILPHKVVNDAGEEIELCSSVECKGIIGNDSRHYVLDLLRTFPPDVNFLKLEGVELSKEARALGFPVEHKHRLACLRQELIDSFVEARYVQFIKHAAVHLQELTSARRSHKDKESSSKEDKKEEPAIPAIDSNKEDSAQSSIEADEAKKIVESITDSITGGEKQELEESTKEIVRRAAAAVGSLRDAEFDVRFNPDVYSPGVKHPDDNGDALIKQRQLVRDAADFLLTVQLPTFIRECLDHTAAAMDGNTLVEALHGRGINVRYLGKLAAMLAAVPQLKYLNRIAVSELVLRSAKHIFTSYMQGTELMCLSAAISHFLNCLFSSAQLTHPQQSVEESKTAKRRNKRKGRANGPQQSEVEWASLTPKSLWAQIKADLKAYYDWETPASDSLDATIEHYHLQKISLLRGFCVKTGIQILLREYNFENKNRATFFEEDILNIFPVVKHINPRASDAYNFYTTGQSKIQQGYLKDGYELISEALNLLNNVYGAMHPEIAQCLRMLARLNYIMGDHAEALSTQQKAVLMSERVNGIDHPYTITEYIHLALYSFANGQVSVSLRLLYRARYLALIVCGEDHPEVALLDSNISLILHAVGEYELSLRFLEHALALNLRYHGPRSLKVAVSYHLVARTQSCMGDFRAALNNEKETYAIYKQQLGEEHEKTKESSDCLRHLTQQAVVLQKKMNEIYTGKPGVSLPPIQIQPPSMGSVLDMLNVINGILFVQISQQDIENFKAEIEKRQKEQTPDGEVKMIEMNGKNEEKTTESNQITKKADSNDVVNDESKQLVGATADPVATES
- the LOC124183488 gene encoding clustered mitochondria protein homolog isoform X1; the encoded protein is MALGSQVETTGDNGTEKIPIVNGNVKEESTAKEIIKNGESSGTGATENVVEKGEVEATKEGEKEKSSRDCSSSSNGSEAGKDEKSEKPGEKEKDGGNEQEVVFIQDMGFTVKIVSPGNEPFDIQVSSMELVQEIHQLLMDREDTCHRTCFSLQLDGNTLDNFAELKNIEGLKEGSVIKVVEEPYTMREARIHVRHVRDLLKSVDPGDAYNGVECSSLAFLNVVTNGDIMEKKKARPDSVDCTPPDYIIPGSKDRPLLPLQPQAKEQRCPPCLKVLTTSGWNPPPGYRKLHGDLMYLHIVTLEDKQYHLTACARGFFVNQSSKESFNPKPATPSHLCHSLIELLNQLSPAFKRGFAAMQRRRTQRHPFERVATPYQLYAWSAPQIEHTIDAIRAEDTFSSKLGYEEHIPGQTRDWNEELQTTRELPRKNLPERLLRERAIFKVHSDFVAAATRGAVAVIDGNVMAINPGEEAKMQMFIWNNIFFSLGFDVRDHYKELGGDAAAFVAPRNDLQGVRVYAAVDLPGLYTLGTVVIDYRGYRVTAQSIIPGILEREQEQSVVYGSIDFGKSVLTHPKYLELLNKAGQQLKILPHKVVNDAGEEIELCSSVECKGIIGNDSRHYVLDLLRTFPPDVNFLKLEGVELSKEARALGFPVEHKHRLACLRQELIDSFVEARYVQFIKHAAVHLQELTSARRSHKDKESSSKEDKKEEPAIPAIDSNKEDSAQSSIEADEAKKIVESITDSITGGEKQELEESTKEIVRRAAAAVGSLRDAEFDVRFNPDVYSPGVKHPDDNGDALIKQRQLVRDAADFLLTVQLPTFIRECLDHTAAAMDGNTLVEALHGRGINVRYLGKLAAMLAAVPQLKYLNRIAVSELVLRSAKHIFTSYMQGTELMCLSAAISHFLNCLFSSAQLTHPQQSVEELQSKTAKRRNKRKGRANGPQQSEVEWASLTPKSLWAQIKADLKAYYDWETPASDSLDATIEHYHLQKISLLRGFCVKTGIQILLREYNFENKNRATFFEEDILNIFPVVKHINPRASDAYNFYTTGQSKIQQGYLKDGYELISEALNLLNNVYGAMHPEIAQCLRMLARLNYIMGDHAEALSTQQKAVLMSERVNGIDHPYTITEYIHLALYSFANGQVSVSLRLLYRARYLALIVCGEDHPEVALLDSNISLILHAVGEYELSLRFLEHALALNLRYHGPRSLKVAVSYHLVARTQSCMGDFRAALNNEKETYAIYKQQLGEEHEKTKESSDCLRHLTQQAVVLQKKMNEIYTGKPGVSLPPIQIQPPSMGSVLDMLNVINGILFVQISQQDIENFKAEIEKRQKEQTPDGEVKMIEMNGKNEEKTTESNQITKKADSNDVVNDESKQLVGATADPVATES